A genome region from Nycticebus coucang isolate mNycCou1 chromosome 22, mNycCou1.pri, whole genome shotgun sequence includes the following:
- the LOC128575492 gene encoding sperm head and tail associated protein-like, with product MTSSAPFLIELPARPPSPIGKHSDFPFPPGSPTPCRKGFTVQLPLAARKGYSDHPAPTAGLSPNAGKRCNDSSQFSDSPHFSIDSSSCVTGTTPCPLPRIPSPPPPPRSPLPQPPLCPGRCFFEPSSSPLLDRLYCHGSSLSCSPPPSPYFNRSSIPKSPTLPQRSAYCSWISPPRMPRPCPRGPYLDQHTYFCYCSEHPSVLGTSPMTSPTLTRRPLGTCPVTPPTFTYQPPRTSPVTSPHLIHTPLETGPTVSPPVAHETLGTCLTMSPALVHQPVETRLTVSPTLSHRVVETGLMISPLPSHWSSGRNYNDPPLSQTSYPPTDSLYHGGLKLPDSCEPKPQLDLPLEKNCCGLHSQAGMSDSSSLPQESTYYVQLSSDCDIPVTGSPHCVIRQPPRSTGSPYSPQSKALGKPCFGSNFSWEVGGNSYFLQNPGTTISGPPSPQEPSLPYCPYSGFFPSTLGNQFISSPQSLPTRRYTEPPLPTSVCPQTKSPKFSELRQSCTPHRCHSLVNTTQHAPADQPNPSKPSTSPPPPFRPSGLSDPPCMKPPLATPSNSCPKGLPPGLLLPSLTVVPRTLKTVVPTSLPLHLPCDPIFPTSYAQSSPHGPLIRSPCNTHIFSVVPSTPHPCPVSDCLNRTLGPPQCLNHPIVPPGGTYNAPRGPPQSNRQPVVPPCSTHIYSFIPLRTPFDPQCLPIAPRVRACPDPVPCGLHTYSVAPQGSCKEPPKIPYSCPLPSLKVSSSTANLSCSSTVIIRECRSSSSQTKIISESRSQSRSNSPYRSKDLDQSESLQISRSRRKSKSPHHGKSHNRSRSPKSGKGKSKSPRHSRSRSKSPQSPHCGNNLQRKSPRQHKK from the exons AtgacctcttctgctcctttCCTCATTGAACTACCAGCCCGGCCGCCCTCACCCATAGGAAAACATAGCgacttccccttccctcctgggTCTCCGACACCCTGCAGGAAAGGATTCACCGTCCAGTTGCCTCTGGCGGCCAGGAAAGGTTACAGCGACCACCCTGCCCCTACCGCCGGCCTTTCCCCAAACGCAGGCAAGAGGTGCAACGACTCCTCTCAGTTCTCGGACTCTCCCCACTTCTCCATAGACTCTTCCTCTTGCGTAACCGGCACGACCCCCTGCCCACTCCCACGGATTCCTTCCCCGCCCCCACCACCTCGTTCCCCACTTCCCCAACCTCCCTTGTGCCCAGGGAGATGTTTCTTTGAGCCCTCATCTTCTCCACTGCTCGACAGGCTTTATTGCCATGGGTCCAGCCTCTCGTGTTCTCCCCCTCCAAGTCCTTATTTTAACCGGTCCAGCATTCCAAAATCACCCACTCTCCCTCAGCGGAGTGCTTATTGCAGCTGGATCAGTCCCCCAAGAATGCCACGCCCCTGTCCTCGAGGCCCTTACTTAGATCAGCACACTTACTTCTGTTACTGTAGTGAACACCCTTCAGTTTTGGGAACCAGCCCCATGACCTCTCCTACCCTCACTCGTAGGCCCTTAGGAACCTGTCCAGTGACCCCTCCTACCTTCACTTATCAGCCTCCAAGAACCAGCCCGGTGACTTCCCCTCACCTCATTCATACACCCTTGGAAACTGGCCCCACAGTTTCACCTCCTGTTGCTCATGA GACCCTGGGAACTTGCCTCACAATGTCACCTGCCCTTGTTCACCAGCCAGTGGAAACTAGACTTACAGTCTCTCCAACCCTGTCTCACAGAGTTGTGGAAACTGGGCTGATGATCTCACCCCTGCCCTCTCACTGGTCCTCAGGGAGAAATTATAATGACCCTCCTCTTTCCCAAACATCTTACCCACCTACTGACAGTTTGTACCATGGTGGTCTTAAGCTTCCAGACTCTTGTGAACCTAAACCACAGCTTGATCTGCCCCTTGAGAAAAATTGTTGTGGCCTCCATTCCCAGGCAGGCATGTCTGACTCTTCCAGCTTACCTCAGGAGAGCACTTATTATGTCCAGCTTTCCTCAGATTGCGACATACCTGTCACTGGAAGTCCTCACTGTGTCATCCGACAACCCCCTAGGAGTACTGGTTCTCCTTACTCACCCCAGTCCAAGGCTCTTGGAAAGCCTTGCTTTGGGTCCAATTTCTCCTGGGAGGTTGGTGGGAACTCTTACTTCTTGCAAAACCCAGGCACCACAATTTCTGGCCCCCCTAGTCCCCAGGAACCATCTCTTCCCTATTGTCCTTATTCTGGCTTCTTCCCTTCAACCCTGGGCAACCAGTTTATATCTTCACCCCAATCACTTCCCACTAGGAGATACACTGAGCCCCCTCTTCCCACCTCTGTTTGCCCCCAAACAAAGTCCCCTAAATTCTCAGAATTAAGGCAGTCATGTACTCCCCATAGGTGTCACTCCCTAGTGAATACTACCCAGCATGCCCCTGCTGACCAGCCAAACCCCTCTAAGCCCAGTACCTCTCCTCCACCTCCCTTCCGTCCCTCTGGCCTTTCTGATCCTCCTTGTATGAAGCCACCCCTTGCAACTCCTTCAAATTCCTGCCCGAAAGGACTTCCCCCAGGGCTTCTCTTACCTTCTCTTACGGTGGTTCCTAGAACCCTCAAAACTGTTGTCCCCACCTCTCTTCCCCTCCACCTTCCTTGTGATCCTATCTTTCCAACTAGTTATGCTCAGAGCAGCCCCCATGGACCCCTCATAAGATCCCCCTGCAATACTCATATATTCTCTGTGGTTCCCTCCACCCCCCATCCCTGCCCTGTCTCTGATTGTCTCAATCGCACCCTAGGCCCCCCTCAGTGTCTTAACCATCCCATAGTGCCCCCTGGTGGCACATATAATGCTCCTAGGGGCCCACCCCAATCTAATCGCCAGCCTGTGGTACCTCCTTGTTCTACCCACATCTATTCTTTCATACCTTTGAGAACACCCTTTGACCCCCAATGTTTACCCATTGCCCCCCGAGTCCGGGCCTGCCCTGATCCTGTCCCTTGTGGCCTCCATACCTACTCTGTGGCCCCACAAGGCTCTTGTAAAGAGCCCCCCAAGATTCCCTATAGCTGCCCTTTGCCTTCACTCAAGGTTTCCAGCTCTACTGCTAATCTCAGCTGTAGTTCGACTGTTATTATTCGTGAGTGCCGGAGTAGTAGCAGCCAGACCAAAATCATCTCAGAAAGCAGGAGTCAGAGCCGGAGCAATAGTCCTTATCGAAGCAAAGATCTGGACCAGAGTGAGAGTCTCCAAATTAGCAGAAGTCGGAGAAAGAGCAAGAGTCCCCACCATGGCAAAAGTCACAACCGGAGCAGGAGTCCCAAAAGTGGCAAAGGCAAGAGCAAGAGTCCCCGGCATAGCAGAAGCCGGAGTAAGAGTCCCCAGAGTCCCCACTGTGGCAACAATCTTCAGCGCAAGAGTCCTCGCCAACACAAGAAATGA